One genomic segment of Aythya fuligula isolate bAytFul2 chromosome 5, bAytFul2.pri, whole genome shotgun sequence includes these proteins:
- the ADM gene encoding ADM isoform X1: protein MSRTKFPVAWGLYRGKKFSEAPKEKETDRPYFAYLSKHTYKFSSLSTRSSARMKLVHVALLYLGSATFFGVDAARVDVATEFKRKWTKWALSRAKRDVKPSGALRALGAAAAVQPLVRTQDVKEDPRVSHPSSREDAHIRVKRYRQSINSFPHFQAIRTGCRFGTCTVQKLAHQIYQLTDKDKDGAAPVSKISPQGYGRRRRSLRSPRTLRALPRAPAPGL, encoded by the exons ATGTCGCGCACAAAGTTCCCGGTAGCCTGGGGGCTCTACCGAGGGAAGAAGTTTTCTGAGGCACCGAAAGAAAAAGAGACGGACAGACCTTATTTTGCTTATCTTAGCAAACATACTTATAAATTCTCTTCTCTATCCACCAGGAGTTCAGCCAGAATGAAACTGGTTCACGTAGCCCTGCTCTATCTCGGCTCTGCGACCTTCTTCGGGGTGGATGCTGCAAGGGTGGACGTAGCGACAGAGTTCAAAAGAAA ATGGACGAAATGGGCACTGAGCCGAGCCAAGCGGGACGTGAAGCCCTCGGGCGCGCTCCGAGCGCTGGGAGCAGCCGCCGCCGTGCAGCCACTCGTGCGGACCCAGGACGTGAAGGAGGATCCCCGCGTCTCGCATCCCAG CAGCCGGGAGGATGCTCACATCCGCGTCAAGCGCTACCGCCAGAGCATTAACAGCTTCCCCCACTTCCAAGCCATCCGCACGGGGTGCCGCTTCGGGACGTGCACGGTGCAGAAGCTGGCCCACCAGATCTACCAGCTGACCGACAAGGATAAGGACGGCGCCGCCCCCGTCAGCAAGATCAGCCCCCAGGGCTACGGCCGCAGGCGGCGCTCCCTGCGCTCCCCCCGGACTCTGCGGGCGCTGCCCCGCGCCCCCGCGCCGGGGCTGTGA
- the ADM gene encoding ADM isoform X2 encodes MKLVHVALLYLGSATFFGVDAARVDVATEFKRKWTKWALSRAKRDVKPSGALRALGAAAAVQPLVRTQDVKEDPRVSHPSSREDAHIRVKRYRQSINSFPHFQAIRTGCRFGTCTVQKLAHQIYQLTDKDKDGAAPVSKISPQGYGRRRRSLRSPRTLRALPRAPAPGL; translated from the exons ATGAAACTGGTTCACGTAGCCCTGCTCTATCTCGGCTCTGCGACCTTCTTCGGGGTGGATGCTGCAAGGGTGGACGTAGCGACAGAGTTCAAAAGAAA ATGGACGAAATGGGCACTGAGCCGAGCCAAGCGGGACGTGAAGCCCTCGGGCGCGCTCCGAGCGCTGGGAGCAGCCGCCGCCGTGCAGCCACTCGTGCGGACCCAGGACGTGAAGGAGGATCCCCGCGTCTCGCATCCCAG CAGCCGGGAGGATGCTCACATCCGCGTCAAGCGCTACCGCCAGAGCATTAACAGCTTCCCCCACTTCCAAGCCATCCGCACGGGGTGCCGCTTCGGGACGTGCACGGTGCAGAAGCTGGCCCACCAGATCTACCAGCTGACCGACAAGGATAAGGACGGCGCCGCCCCCGTCAGCAAGATCAGCCCCCAGGGCTACGGCCGCAGGCGGCGCTCCCTGCGCTCCCCCCGGACTCTGCGGGCGCTGCCCCGCGCCCCCGCGCCGGGGCTGTGA